In a single window of the Terriglobus roseus genome:
- a CDS encoding ABC transporter ATP-binding protein has product MLEKLNPLRPYLKRYRAQLAQGAVAVLLYNGSKILMPVLIGRAVDGIVHHGAPTVVTHTVFLLIAVAVVAAVCLYATRWIIIGASREIEYDLRNDLFGNLEKQSLSFFHQHRTGDIMARATNDLNAVRQLLGPAIMYSANTVVFTAAALPFMLKISGRLTLFAFLPLPIASVVVQLMGRKIHSRFERIQAMFSEISAKAQENFSGARLVRAFAQEEAEIKSFETANHEYIRRSLFLVRIMAMLWPTLEFVLGMSIMLTLLVGGREVVAGRISAGQFAEYMVFMVQLTFPMLALGYVINLFQRGTASVVRIDELLRWEPSIKDESGLSVPIDAVPRGDIEFRNLTFGYGDGPRILQDVNLSVPAGSSLAIVGPTGSGKSTLVNLIPRLLDAPAGAVLVDGLPIREWPLAALRRAIGFVPQETFLFSTSIRDNIAFGVENATDAEIERAASVAHIANEILEFPHGFDTLVGERGVTLSGGQKQRTSIARAIMRDPRILILDDALASVDTYTEEQILRGLREVMTDRTTILIAHRVSTARSADRIAVLINGRITQIGTHEELLASGGYYADLFEKQQLEEEIVAN; this is encoded by the coding sequence ATGTTGGAAAAGCTGAACCCGCTGCGTCCTTACCTGAAGCGATACCGCGCCCAACTGGCGCAGGGCGCAGTCGCGGTGCTGCTTTACAACGGCTCGAAGATCCTGATGCCGGTGCTGATCGGCCGCGCCGTGGATGGCATCGTCCACCACGGCGCGCCGACGGTCGTCACCCATACGGTCTTCCTGCTGATCGCTGTCGCAGTCGTCGCTGCCGTGTGCCTGTATGCCACGCGATGGATCATCATCGGCGCCAGCCGCGAGATCGAATACGACCTGCGCAATGACCTGTTCGGGAATCTTGAGAAGCAATCGCTCTCGTTCTTTCACCAGCACCGCACGGGCGACATCATGGCCCGCGCGACGAACGACCTGAACGCTGTCCGGCAACTGCTTGGGCCGGCCATCATGTACTCGGCCAACACGGTTGTCTTCACCGCAGCCGCGCTGCCGTTCATGTTGAAGATCTCGGGCAGACTAACGTTGTTTGCCTTCCTTCCCCTGCCGATCGCCTCCGTCGTTGTGCAATTGATGGGTCGCAAGATTCACTCACGCTTCGAGCGTATCCAGGCCATGTTTTCTGAGATCAGCGCCAAGGCACAGGAAAACTTCAGTGGTGCACGCCTGGTCCGCGCCTTTGCGCAGGAAGAGGCGGAGATCAAGTCCTTCGAGACAGCGAACCATGAGTACATTCGCCGTTCGCTCTTCCTTGTTCGCATCATGGCCATGCTGTGGCCCACACTGGAGTTTGTGCTCGGCATGTCGATCATGCTGACGCTGCTGGTCGGTGGCCGAGAGGTCGTTGCGGGCCGCATTTCAGCCGGGCAGTTCGCCGAGTACATGGTCTTCATGGTGCAGCTCACCTTCCCCATGCTGGCCCTTGGCTATGTCATCAATCTCTTCCAGCGCGGCACCGCGTCAGTCGTCCGTATCGACGAACTGTTGCGCTGGGAACCGTCCATCAAGGATGAGAGCGGCCTGTCTGTGCCCATCGACGCTGTCCCGCGCGGCGACATCGAATTCCGCAACCTGACCTTCGGCTACGGCGATGGGCCGCGCATCCTGCAGGACGTGAACCTTTCCGTTCCCGCAGGCAGTTCGCTCGCGATTGTCGGGCCGACTGGCTCAGGCAAATCGACACTGGTGAACCTGATTCCACGCCTGCTGGACGCACCCGCGGGCGCAGTCCTGGTCGATGGGCTCCCCATCCGCGAATGGCCGCTGGCTGCCCTGCGCCGCGCCATCGGGTTCGTGCCACAGGAGACGTTCCTCTTCTCCACCAGCATCCGCGACAACATCGCCTTCGGCGTAGAGAACGCAACCGACGCAGAGATTGAACGTGCCGCCTCTGTCGCCCATATTGCGAACGAGATTCTTGAGTTTCCTCACGGCTTCGACACGCTGGTGGGCGAACGTGGCGTAACGCTCTCTGGCGGCCAGAAGCAGCGGACTTCCATCGCTCGGGCCATCATGCGCGATCCACGCATTCTGATCCTCGATGACGCACTGGCCTCCGTCGATACCTACACGGAAGAGCAGATCCTGCGTGGCCTGCGCGAGGTTATGACGGATCGTACGACGATTCTCATCGCGCACCGCGTCTCCACCGCACGCAGCGCCGACCGCATCGCTGTCCTCATCAATGGCCGCATCACACAAATCGGCACGCACGAAGAACTGCTCGCCAGCGGCGGCTACTATGCCGACCTGTTTGAGAAGCAGCAGCTGGAAGAAGAGATCGTAGCGAACTGA
- a CDS encoding SDR family NAD(P)-dependent oxidoreductase, with protein MTLPLSGTRALVTGGVRRLGRAFALALADAGADVVVTSRSVDADADAVLQQMRGMGVRAHSLVCDVRSPDSVTRSVAEAADFLGGLDLLINNAGMFESAPLELLTPEQWDDAYSVNARGPFLVAQAALPHLRACGHGRIINIGSLGGIKPWTTHGHYCASKAALHMLSQTMAKAWAPEVSVNCVAPGMIRFPDEPERLAGKTPMGRDGAPEDVVSAVLYFATAPAFITGQVMAVDGGLSLI; from the coding sequence ATGACCTTGCCACTCAGCGGCACGCGCGCGCTGGTCACCGGCGGTGTCCGACGACTGGGGCGCGCCTTTGCGCTGGCCTTAGCGGACGCGGGCGCGGATGTTGTCGTGACTTCGAGGTCCGTGGATGCTGACGCCGATGCAGTCTTGCAGCAGATGCGCGGCATGGGAGTTCGTGCGCATAGCCTCGTGTGCGATGTCCGCTCTCCGGACTCCGTCACACGCTCGGTCGCGGAAGCCGCGGACTTTCTTGGCGGACTGGATCTGCTGATCAACAACGCCGGTATGTTTGAGTCGGCTCCCCTGGAATTACTCACACCGGAACAGTGGGATGATGCCTACTCGGTCAATGCTCGCGGGCCGTTCCTTGTAGCGCAGGCGGCGTTACCACACCTGCGTGCCTGCGGACACGGTCGGATCATCAACATCGGATCGCTCGGCGGTATCAAGCCGTGGACGACGCATGGCCACTACTGCGCCAGCAAAGCGGCGCTGCACATGCTGTCGCAGACCATGGCGAAGGCGTGGGCTCCAGAGGTCAGTGTGAACTGCGTCGCACCCGGCATGATCCGTTTTCCGGACGAGCCGGAGCGCCTGGCAGGGAAGACGCCGATGGGCCGCGACGGGGCACCAGAAGATGTCGTGAGCGCTGTCCTCTATTTCGCGACGGCGCCGGCGTTCATCACCGGGCAGGTGATGGCGGTCGATGGTGGACTGAGCCTGATCTAA
- a CDS encoding co-chaperone GroES: MASTFTPLHDRILVRRLEEGETLRGGIIIPDSAKEKPQQGTVISVGKGKSNDEGKVFPLDVKAGDTVLFGKYSGTEIKLEGEDLLIMREEEVLGILK; this comes from the coding sequence ATGGCATCGACATTTACACCGCTGCACGACCGCATCCTGGTCCGTCGCCTGGAAGAAGGCGAAACGCTTCGCGGCGGGATCATCATCCCCGATTCTGCGAAGGAAAAGCCCCAGCAGGGCACAGTTATCAGCGTCGGCAAGGGTAAGAGCAACGACGAGGGCAAGGTATTCCCGCTCGACGTCAAGGCTGGCGACACGGTTCTCTTCGGCAAGTACTCCGGCACTGAGATCAAGCTGGAAGGCGAAGATCTGCTGATCATGCGCGAAGAAGAAGTCCTCGGAATCCTCAAGTAA
- the groL gene encoding chaperonin GroEL (60 kDa chaperone family; promotes refolding of misfolded polypeptides especially under stressful conditions; forms two stacked rings of heptamers to form a barrel-shaped 14mer; ends can be capped by GroES; misfolded proteins enter the barrel where they are refolded when GroES binds), with the protein MAKQILHGEDSRQAILRGVNVLADAVKVTLGPKGRNVVIEKKFGSPTITKDGVTVAKEIELPNSLENMGAQMVKEVASKTSDVAGDGTTTATVLAQAIFREGVKTVAAGANPMALKRGIDKAVAAIIGVRDNDGVVQGGALSKFSKPVSGDMIAQVGTISANSDSQIGTIIAEAMKKVGKDGVITVEEAKSMETQLDVVEGMQFDRGYLSPYFVTDAERMEAAFEDPYILIYEKKVSSMKDILPLLEQIARTGKALVIIAEDVDGEALATLVVNKLRGTLNVAAVKAPGFGDRRKAMLGDIAILTGGKAITEDLGIKLESVKLEDLGTAKRVTIDKDNTTIIDGAGKEADIDGRVREIRSQVEKTSSDYDREKLQERLAKLVGGVAVIKVGAATETEMKEKKARVEDAMHATRAAVEEGIVPGGGVALIRCIPDVDALVKTLDGDEKIGANIIRRAIEEPLRMIAYNAGEEGAVVIGKITESKDMTFGYNAGTDKYEDLVAAGVIDPTKVTRTALQNAASIAGLMLTTEAMIADIPEKAPAAGGHNHGGGGGMDGMY; encoded by the coding sequence ATGGCAAAGCAAATTCTGCACGGTGAAGATTCCCGTCAGGCTATCCTCCGCGGCGTGAACGTCCTGGCGGACGCCGTCAAGGTGACCCTCGGACCCAAGGGCCGCAACGTCGTCATCGAGAAGAAGTTCGGTTCGCCGACCATCACCAAGGACGGCGTCACCGTCGCCAAGGAAATCGAGCTGCCGAACTCGCTCGAGAACATGGGCGCACAGATGGTCAAGGAAGTTGCTTCCAAGACCTCGGACGTTGCCGGCGACGGTACGACCACCGCAACCGTTCTGGCACAGGCGATCTTCCGCGAAGGCGTGAAGACGGTTGCGGCCGGTGCAAACCCCATGGCCCTGAAGCGCGGCATCGACAAGGCTGTTGCAGCCATCATCGGCGTTCGCGACAACGACGGTGTGGTTCAGGGCGGCGCCCTGTCGAAGTTCTCCAAGCCTGTCTCCGGCGACATGATCGCGCAGGTCGGCACCATCTCGGCGAACTCGGATTCGCAGATCGGCACCATCATTGCCGAAGCGATGAAGAAGGTTGGCAAGGACGGCGTCATCACCGTCGAAGAGGCGAAGAGCATGGAGACCCAGCTCGACGTCGTCGAAGGCATGCAGTTCGATCGCGGTTACCTGTCGCCCTACTTCGTCACCGACGCAGAGCGCATGGAAGCTGCCTTCGAGGATCCGTACATCCTCATCTATGAGAAGAAGGTCTCGTCCATGAAGGACATCCTTCCCCTGCTGGAGCAGATCGCTCGCACCGGCAAGGCACTCGTCATCATCGCGGAAGATGTGGATGGTGAGGCTCTCGCAACGCTCGTGGTCAACAAGCTGCGTGGCACGCTGAACGTCGCTGCTGTGAAGGCTCCTGGCTTCGGCGATCGCCGCAAGGCCATGCTGGGCGACATCGCCATCCTGACCGGTGGCAAGGCCATCACGGAAGACCTCGGCATCAAGCTGGAGTCCGTGAAGCTCGAGGACCTGGGCACGGCGAAGCGCGTGACCATCGACAAGGACAACACCACCATCATCGACGGCGCCGGCAAGGAAGCCGACATCGACGGTCGCGTGCGTGAGATCCGTTCGCAGGTTGAGAAGACCTCGTCGGATTACGACCGCGAGAAGCTGCAGGAGCGCCTCGCCAAGCTGGTTGGCGGCGTTGCAGTCATCAAGGTCGGCGCTGCTACCGAGACCGAGATGAAGGAAAAGAAGGCTCGCGTCGAAGACGCAATGCACGCAACCCGCGCTGCCGTCGAAGAAGGCATCGTCCCCGGTGGCGGTGTGGCCCTGATCCGCTGCATCCCTGACGTGGATGCGCTGGTGAAGACGCTTGATGGTGACGAGAAGATCGGCGCCAACATCATCCGTCGCGCCATCGAAGAGCCGCTGCGCATGATCGCCTACAACGCAGGCGAAGAAGGCGCAGTCGTGATCGGCAAGATCACCGAGTCGAAGGACATGACCTTCGGTTACAACGCAGGCACCGACAAGTACGAGGACCTGGTTGCGGCCGGCGTCATCGATCCCACCAAGGTAACGCGCACTGCCCTGCAGAACGCAGCCTCCATCGCCGGCCTCATGCTGACGACGGAAGCCATGATCGCCGACATCCCGGAGAAGGCCCCCGCGGCTGGCGGCCACAACCACGGCGGTGGCGGCGGTATGGACGGCATGTACTAA
- a CDS encoding cupin domain-containing protein: protein MNRREMMLAISASAFLGGTCAAEVVAVTETESELKTSRVYQFADLPRVPLPNGQEDQVVLRGALATGEGLEVHETTLPPGQMPHLAHRHRHSELMLVRSGLLEFDNDGQKTTAGPGGVFFVGSNVLHAVKCVGSEPADYYVVAIGRG from the coding sequence ATGAACAGACGCGAGATGATGCTTGCAATTTCAGCCTCGGCATTTCTGGGTGGAACGTGCGCGGCGGAAGTAGTCGCTGTTACTGAGACCGAATCGGAACTGAAGACTTCCAGGGTCTACCAGTTTGCCGATCTCCCAAGGGTCCCTCTTCCCAACGGCCAGGAGGACCAGGTGGTACTTCGTGGAGCACTCGCGACGGGTGAAGGCCTTGAGGTGCATGAGACCACATTGCCACCGGGACAGATGCCGCACCTGGCGCATCGTCATCGTCATTCAGAACTGATGCTGGTGCGATCCGGTCTGCTGGAGTTCGATAACGACGGCCAGAAGACTACTGCCGGGCCGGGCGGCGTTTTCTTTGTTGGATCCAACGTACTGCATGCCGTGAAGTGCGTGGGTTCAGAGCCAGCAGACTATTACGTGGTCGCGATCGGCAGGGGCTGA
- a CDS encoding DUF1003 domain-containing protein, with the protein MSCNPEELKHVPLFALLDDDETAILAAQVEVKRFAARQRIYKIGDPGRNAYVVMAGKIQVTTVDEDHQEVVLDEPSHGEFFGFASMLEESPHKTNAVALDDAVCLEVDRNDIAILLTKKPMAGMDMLTVLGRQYHATQQLVRLRASRNANELIDEEETFGERIADMVAKFGGSWTFIIAFAITLTVYTSINVFLRGRAWDPYPFILLNLFLSMLAAIQAPVIMMSQNRQDTKDRVRSELDFQVNVRSESEIQGLANRLNQLTDKIGDLDDLFRTAVKQDKQ; encoded by the coding sequence ATGTCGTGTAATCCCGAAGAACTGAAACACGTTCCGCTGTTCGCCCTGCTTGATGACGATGAGACGGCGATCCTTGCGGCGCAGGTGGAGGTGAAACGCTTTGCCGCGCGGCAGCGAATTTACAAGATCGGCGATCCAGGCAGGAATGCCTACGTGGTGATGGCAGGCAAGATCCAGGTGACGACAGTCGACGAGGATCACCAGGAGGTGGTGTTGGATGAACCCAGCCATGGCGAGTTCTTCGGCTTCGCGTCCATGCTGGAAGAGTCACCGCATAAGACCAACGCCGTCGCATTGGACGACGCCGTCTGCCTCGAGGTCGATCGCAACGACATCGCGATCCTGCTTACAAAGAAGCCCATGGCCGGTATGGACATGCTGACTGTTCTTGGCCGTCAGTATCACGCAACCCAGCAGCTTGTGCGGCTGCGCGCAAGCCGCAACGCGAACGAGTTGATCGATGAGGAAGAAACTTTCGGCGAACGGATCGCGGACATGGTCGCGAAGTTCGGCGGTTCGTGGACATTCATTATCGCGTTCGCCATCACGCTGACCGTCTACACCAGCATCAATGTCTTCCTGCGCGGCAGGGCGTGGGATCCTTATCCGTTTATTCTGTTGAATCTGTTCCTGTCGATGCTCGCTGCGATTCAGGCGCCGGTCATCATGATGAGCCAGAACCGGCAGGATACGAAGGACCGCGTTCGCAGTGAACTTGATTTCCAGGTAAATGTAAGATCGGAATCAGAGATTCAAGGGCTGGCGAACCGGTTGAATCAACTAACCGATAAGATCGGCGACCTGGACGATCTCTTCCGGACCGCGGTGAAACAGGACAAGCAGTAA
- a CDS encoding sensor domain-containing diguanylate cyclase produces the protein MNDFDEQSFKFLTENSADMIFRCDFTPKFTYVSPSSVRLLGKTPEEFLGKHPSSAVLAEDLGTIRKHIEELRQRGSEPSNVAVRFFHHNGSLVWMEVSARMIEDPKTGEPAEMILVARDITERKRLEDQLLAMAMTDSLTGLSNRRAFNAELERHWSHVLKESSQVSLVLLDIDHFKQFNDEYGHLAGDDCLRVVGAGVNGAVRPGDVVARYGGEEIAIILPETGPTDAVAVAESVRAAIEGLNIPHAGNPDGGNRVTASLGVATALARAGGMVRMPESLVLSADKALYMAKSEGRNCVRKVMMMAAPNQTTERKADPQQSA, from the coding sequence ATGAATGACTTTGACGAACAATCCTTCAAGTTTTTAACTGAGAACAGCGCAGATATGATCTTCCGCTGCGACTTCACCCCGAAGTTCACTTATGTTTCGCCGTCGTCCGTTCGACTGCTTGGCAAAACACCGGAAGAGTTTCTCGGAAAGCATCCGTCGTCGGCGGTCCTTGCGGAAGACCTAGGCACGATTCGCAAGCACATCGAGGAGCTGCGACAGCGCGGTTCTGAACCATCCAACGTGGCCGTTCGCTTCTTTCACCACAACGGCTCACTGGTGTGGATGGAGGTCAGTGCGCGCATGATCGAAGATCCAAAGACAGGCGAACCGGCGGAGATGATCCTCGTCGCGCGCGACATCACCGAGCGGAAGAGGCTCGAAGATCAGCTCCTGGCCATGGCCATGACCGACAGCCTCACCGGCCTTTCCAATCGGCGCGCTTTCAATGCGGAACTGGAGCGCCATTGGTCCCATGTCCTGAAGGAAAGTTCGCAGGTATCGCTGGTGCTGCTCGACATCGACCACTTCAAGCAATTCAATGACGAGTACGGCCACCTGGCGGGTGATGACTGCCTGCGCGTCGTGGGCGCTGGCGTCAACGGCGCCGTCCGCCCCGGTGACGTCGTCGCACGCTATGGTGGCGAGGAGATCGCCATTATTCTGCCCGAGACAGGCCCAACCGACGCTGTCGCCGTTGCTGAATCAGTAAGAGCGGCGATCGAGGGCCTGAACATTCCACACGCCGGGAATCCCGACGGTGGCAACAGGGTCACAGCAAGCCTTGGCGTAGCTACGGCGCTTGCACGCGCAGGCGGCATGGTCCGCATGCCGGAGTCACTCGTTCTCTCCGCCGATAAGGCGCTCTACATGGCAAAGTCAGAGGGGCGAAATTGCGTTCGCAAGGTGATGATGATGGCCGCGCCAAATCAGACGACAGAGCGTAAGGCTGATCCGCAGCAATCTGCGTGA
- a CDS encoding TonB-dependent receptor — translation MHRIAKRRAHTCAWLATVLFTTSLTAHAVIVRGSVRDPLGRAIPSARVQLIRGTQVVASTVTLPDGTYEIRSADDGRFLLLASAQAFAVQVSDPFYGRPLDVVSRDLQLTINPVRSEITVTATGVPTAIEQTSGSVTLIPMQDLSTRVDISQELRLQPGVSVVQTGQYGGATSLFVRGGNSDANKVVIDDVPANDVGGVFDFGTVSSTAVRALESHRGPDSVLYGTDARAGVVRFETPHGTSIRPILTYSGDAGNLHTWRNEATLSGTYGKADYYTAFSRFDSSNALANDRYYAATAAANLGYSFTGSTSIRGTVRNGVSATGLPGPYDFQGLTQVGKQGDQDTYISGVIDDTRRSGWHNSFRYIGARKREQSQQFASNGTPDGFGDYYGKVVTIKGANGTSATGSSIVGYDPFPTRYELVSNRNGLGYRTDYKFNEHFTVVGGFRFQDERGSYRYPVFGTNQQVGRSNYDYTLQMQGGIGHRLFYTLGGAIQRNSLYGTEGEPQLGLAYYAIQPGRGWFHGTRLRANFAKGVQEPNLSTQLSSLYASLQAIQDTADIARFHVSPIGAQRSRTYEGGISQNIYSDRAILHLTYFHSTYGRGIEYVSTSLYNQYFNQTLPAALYGFYLNSLSTQGQGIEAELQYQISQRLFVRAGYTYLDASVKQSFSTDALQALGGAATVNPKYPGIAIGVSSPLVGQRPFRRAPNTGFFVVQYTADKLSASLKGAVSSRSDDSTFIDAFSSSTFDNSLLLPNRNLACGFTKLDANVTYQLKPSVAIFTQAENLLNNQHIGAFGYPGLPLTVRAGVKVRFPRE, via the coding sequence ATGCATCGCATCGCTAAGCGACGCGCGCACACATGCGCGTGGCTCGCCACCGTTCTATTCACCACATCACTCACAGCACATGCCGTTATCGTTCGCGGCAGCGTCCGCGATCCGCTTGGACGCGCCATCCCATCCGCACGCGTCCAGTTGATTAGGGGCACGCAGGTTGTCGCATCCACCGTTACGTTGCCGGATGGCACTTACGAAATTCGCTCTGCGGATGATGGCCGCTTCCTGCTGCTGGCAAGCGCCCAGGCCTTTGCCGTGCAGGTCAGCGATCCCTTCTATGGCCGGCCACTGGACGTCGTCTCACGAGATCTGCAACTGACGATCAACCCCGTCCGCAGCGAGATCACCGTAACCGCCACGGGTGTACCCACCGCAATCGAGCAGACGAGTGGCAGCGTCACGCTGATTCCCATGCAGGATCTCAGTACCCGCGTCGATATCTCCCAGGAGTTACGTCTGCAGCCCGGCGTCTCCGTCGTGCAGACGGGCCAGTATGGTGGTGCAACGTCCTTGTTTGTGCGTGGCGGTAACTCCGACGCTAACAAGGTTGTCATCGACGATGTGCCGGCGAATGACGTCGGCGGTGTCTTTGATTTTGGGACTGTCTCTTCCACTGCAGTTCGTGCGCTTGAGTCGCATCGCGGACCCGACAGCGTTCTCTACGGCACTGACGCTCGCGCTGGTGTCGTGCGTTTTGAGACGCCGCATGGGACATCCATTCGGCCGATCCTGACGTACTCCGGCGACGCCGGCAACTTACACACGTGGCGGAATGAGGCGACGCTTTCCGGAACTTATGGCAAGGCCGATTACTACACGGCTTTCTCGCGGTTCGATAGTTCCAATGCGCTTGCGAATGATCGGTATTATGCAGCAACGGCTGCGGCCAATCTTGGCTACAGCTTCACCGGAAGCACAAGCATTCGGGGCACCGTTCGCAATGGCGTATCGGCAACCGGCCTGCCGGGTCCTTATGACTTCCAGGGATTGACGCAGGTCGGTAAGCAGGGCGATCAGGATACCTATATCTCCGGCGTGATCGACGACACGCGACGCAGCGGATGGCACAACAGCTTCCGTTACATCGGCGCGCGCAAGCGGGAGCAGTCTCAGCAGTTCGCCAGCAACGGCACGCCCGACGGCTTCGGCGACTACTATGGCAAGGTTGTGACCATTAAGGGCGCGAACGGGACTTCGGCCACGGGCAGCAGCATTGTCGGGTATGACCCGTTCCCGACGCGCTATGAACTGGTATCCAATCGCAACGGGCTCGGCTATCGCACGGACTATAAATTCAACGAACACTTCACGGTTGTCGGTGGTTTCCGCTTTCAGGATGAGCGTGGCTCGTATCGCTACCCGGTCTTTGGGACCAATCAACAGGTTGGTCGCAGCAACTATGACTACACCTTGCAGATGCAGGGCGGCATTGGGCACCGGCTCTTCTATACTCTGGGCGGCGCTATCCAGCGTAACTCACTGTATGGCACTGAGGGCGAGCCTCAGCTTGGGCTCGCGTACTATGCCATTCAACCCGGTCGCGGCTGGTTTCATGGCACGCGTCTGCGTGCGAACTTTGCAAAGGGCGTACAGGAGCCAAATCTGTCCACGCAGCTTTCATCGCTGTATGCATCGCTGCAGGCGATCCAAGACACCGCCGATATCGCAAGGTTCCATGTAAGTCCCATCGGTGCGCAGCGCAGCCGGACTTATGAGGGTGGAATCAGTCAGAACATCTACAGTGATCGTGCGATCTTGCACCTGACTTACTTCCACAGCACTTACGGTCGCGGGATCGAGTATGTCTCGACTTCGCTCTATAACCAGTATTTCAACCAGACGCTTCCCGCAGCACTCTACGGCTTCTACCTGAACTCACTGTCCACCCAGGGGCAGGGCATTGAAGCGGAGCTGCAGTATCAGATCTCGCAGCGTCTATTTGTGCGCGCTGGTTATACCTATCTGGATGCATCGGTGAAGCAGTCGTTTTCGACCGATGCCTTGCAGGCACTGGGCGGAGCGGCGACAGTAAACCCGAAGTATCCGGGGATCGCGATCGGTGTCAGCTCGCCGCTGGTTGGGCAACGCCCCTTCCGGCGCGCGCCAAACACCGGCTTCTTCGTAGTGCAGTACACGGCGGACAAGTTGAGCGCATCGTTGAAAGGAGCGGTGTCCTCGCGGTCGGATGACTCCACCTTCATCGACGCTTTTTCCAGCTCCACTTTCGATAATTCGCTGCTGCTGCCAAACCGTAACCTGGCTTGCGGCTTCACCAAGCTGGACGCGAACGTTACATATCAGCTGAAGCCGTCCGTAGCGATCTTCACGCAGGCTGAAAACCTGCTGAACAACCAGCACATCGGCGCGTTCGGCTATCCCGGCCTGCCGCTGACCGTGCGGGCCGGTGTAAAAGTCCGATTCCCCAGGGAATAG
- a CDS encoding threonine aldolase family protein, which yields MSTESIIDLRSDTVTKPTPEMRSAMANAEVGDDVYSEDPTINKLEARAAEIFGREASIFVPTGSMGNQIALRLHTQPGKEVVCESRAHVMDWEMGMAAMFSGCQLRTVAGQRGILRWKDIEPALATTGLYYKAQTGLIWVENTHNMAGGTVTPLSVMREVRDGAHDRGLPIHLDGARIFNAAAALETDVATLTEGYDSVNFCLSKGLCAPVGSLLVGTAEFIRQARMVRKALGGGMRQAGILAAAGLIALEEMPKRLHEDHATAKQLAQALAKIEGITINPADVETNIVIFTTTFDAPGYVAALKRRGVLASALSTHSVRLVTHRDVDAAACLRAGEILSTVALDTFAAA from the coding sequence ATGAGCACCGAGAGCATCATCGACCTTCGTAGCGACACCGTGACCAAGCCGACACCCGAGATGCGCTCTGCCATGGCGAATGCCGAGGTCGGTGACGACGTCTACAGTGAGGACCCGACGATCAACAAGCTGGAGGCGCGTGCCGCCGAGATCTTCGGACGTGAAGCCTCCATCTTTGTGCCGACCGGTTCGATGGGCAACCAGATCGCGCTACGCCTGCACACGCAGCCGGGTAAGGAAGTCGTCTGCGAGTCCCGCGCGCATGTCATGGATTGGGAGATGGGGATGGCCGCGATGTTCAGCGGCTGCCAGTTGCGTACGGTTGCCGGGCAGCGCGGCATCCTGCGTTGGAAGGACATTGAGCCCGCGCTTGCGACCACGGGACTCTATTACAAGGCGCAGACCGGCCTGATCTGGGTGGAAAACACACACAATATGGCGGGCGGCACTGTGACGCCGCTGTCGGTGATGCGTGAGGTGCGCGATGGTGCACATGATCGAGGGCTCCCGATTCACCTGGATGGTGCTCGTATTTTCAATGCGGCGGCTGCTCTGGAGACGGACGTTGCAACGCTGACGGAAGGCTACGACTCGGTGAACTTCTGCCTGTCAAAGGGCTTGTGCGCGCCCGTGGGATCGCTGCTGGTGGGCACTGCGGAGTTCATCCGGCAGGCACGCATGGTCCGCAAGGCTCTGGGTGGCGGCATGCGCCAGGCGGGCATCCTGGCAGCGGCCGGTCTGATCGCGTTGGAGGAGATGCCGAAGCGTCTGCACGAAGATCATGCCACCGCGAAACAGTTGGCACAGGCACTCGCGAAGATTGAAGGCATCACGATCAACCCTGCGGATGTCGAGACAAACATCGTGATCTTCACGACGACTTTTGATGCTCCTGGTTATGTGGCTGCGTTGAAGCGGAGGGGCGTTCTCGCCAGCGCGCTCAGCACGCACAGCGTGCGGCTGGTGACGCATCGTGATGTGGACGCGGCAGCGTGCCTGCGTGCGGGGGAGATCCTGTCCACGGTGGCACTGGATACATTCGCCGCGGCCTGA